The sequence below is a genomic window from Corynebacterium afermentans subsp. afermentans.
CTCGTCGTTGAAGAGAATCTCCCATGCGGCAACGCGAAGAACCTGTCGGTCAACGGCGGGCAGGCGGAACAGCTCCCAGTCCTCGGAGAGGTGGCGCTCGATCGCGTCGTCGAGGTCGTCCAGCTTCTCCGCGGCACCCGCGACAATGGTTCGGGTGTAGTCCGCTACCGGCGCGACGGCGTTGAGCGGGTTCTGCGACAGCTGCGAACGGTCCTCAACGATGGCGACCGGGTCGATGTCGCGGGTTTCCGCCTCAAAAAGAATGTCTACTGCCCGGCGGCGTGCACGGTAACGCGCGCCGTGTCGTTTGTAATCGGGCATTAGTTGTTCACGCGAGACAGGTACTCGCCGGTGCGGGTGTCCACCTTGACCACGTTGCCGGTCTCCAAAAACAGCGGCACCTGGATCTCGGCACCAGTCTCGAGGGTGGCCGGCTTGGTGCCGCCGGAGGAGCGGTCGCCCTGCAGGCCCGGCTCGGTGTGGTCGATCTTCAGGTCCACAGAAATCGGCAGCTCCGCAAAGAGCGCGTCGCCCTCGTGGAAGGACACCTGCACGCGCATGTTCTCCAGCAAGAAACGGGCGGCATCGCCGAACTTCTCCGCCGGCAGCTCGAACTGCTCGAAGGTCTTGTCGTCCATGACAACGTAGTTGGTGCCGTCGTTGTACAGGTAGGTCATGTCGCGGCGGTCCACGGTCGCGGTCTCCACCTTCACGCCCGCGTTCCAGGTCTTCTCCACGGTCTTGCCCGAAACGACATCCTTGAGCTTGGTGCGCACGAACGCCGGACCCTTACCCGGCTTCACGTGCTGGAATTCGACAATCTGCTGCAGCTTGCCGTCGTTCTTCAGCACCAGGCCGTTCTTAAAATCGGCGGTAGTTGCCATCTTGAGTACCTTCCTCCTGGGAGTATCGGGGCGTGTACAAACACAGCAATGTTACAGCACCGTCAGTTCCTTGCTGCACTCCGTGATCACCTTCGGTGCCGCCGAGGTGATGATGAGGGTGTCCTCGATGCGCACCCCCGCCTTGCCGGGGATGTAAATTCCGGGCTCGA
It includes:
- the nusB gene encoding transcription antitermination factor NusB, whose amino-acid sequence is MPDYKRHGARYRARRRAVDILFEAETRDIDPVAIVEDRSQLSQNPLNAVAPVADYTRTIVAGAAEKLDDLDDAIERHLSEDWELFRLPAVDRQVLRVAAWEILFNDEVDAPVSIAEGVEMAAEYSGAQAAPYINVVLDGIAQRAASNSPFAGEGAEDAYPVEDESAPTDEHSEDLGLEQAEDTDAATDREIAESTEDLEAGEPATDGTRG
- the efp gene encoding elongation factor P, giving the protein MATTADFKNGLVLKNDGKLQQIVEFQHVKPGKGPAFVRTKLKDVVSGKTVEKTWNAGVKVETATVDRRDMTYLYNDGTNYVVMDDKTFEQFELPAEKFGDAARFLLENMRVQVSFHEGDALFAELPISVDLKIDHTEPGLQGDRSSGGTKPATLETGAEIQVPLFLETGNVVKVDTRTGEYLSRVNN